The following proteins are encoded in a genomic region of Sorangiineae bacterium MSr12523:
- a CDS encoding RNA polymerase factor sigma-32, with protein sequence MRKTNTATADEPETTATAQAQGKGGRAKRTSKANTAARTSKTPAAGASASGESREEDRDPESETGSAELSEEGSPESEMGAESSPASELSADEEMDLEDGIIESGADSTAAPYPSEREPVSEAATSIARFDPMAAYLREVQRHPLLTPEETHELAVRFVESQDPASAAQLVTANLRLVVKIAYEYRRAYKNIMDLVQEGNIGLMQAVKRYDPYRGVKLSSYAAWWIRAYILRFILNNWRLVKLGTTQAQRKLFFNLRKKRAELQAMGIDPTHEEIAKRLNVPESEVADMDVRLTSSEKSLDAPVGDAEGRAIAKVDMMPSGLEGPETLMADEELHALLKEKLGAFRETLAGKEKDLAIFDERLVADEPLTLQELGDRFGISRERVRQLEQRLTMRLREFLRDEMGDAAEAN encoded by the coding sequence ATGAGAAAAACCAACACTGCTACGGCCGACGAGCCGGAAACGACCGCGACCGCCCAGGCTCAAGGAAAGGGCGGACGCGCGAAGCGCACCTCGAAAGCGAACACGGCGGCGCGTACCTCGAAAACGCCTGCCGCTGGAGCCTCGGCCTCGGGCGAGAGCCGTGAGGAAGACCGCGATCCCGAAAGCGAGACCGGCTCGGCGGAGCTGAGCGAAGAAGGAAGCCCGGAGAGCGAGATGGGGGCCGAATCGAGCCCCGCCTCCGAACTTTCCGCAGATGAAGAAATGGATCTCGAGGACGGCATCATCGAGAGCGGTGCCGATTCCACGGCCGCCCCCTACCCCTCCGAGCGCGAGCCGGTATCCGAGGCGGCGACCTCGATCGCGCGCTTCGATCCGATGGCCGCGTACCTGCGCGAAGTGCAGCGCCACCCGCTGCTCACGCCGGAAGAGACGCACGAGCTCGCGGTGCGCTTCGTCGAGTCGCAGGATCCGGCGTCTGCAGCGCAGCTGGTCACGGCGAACCTCCGCCTGGTGGTGAAAATCGCCTACGAGTACCGGCGCGCGTACAAGAACATCATGGACCTCGTGCAGGAGGGCAACATCGGCCTCATGCAGGCGGTCAAGCGCTACGACCCGTACCGTGGGGTGAAGCTCTCCTCGTACGCCGCGTGGTGGATCCGGGCGTACATCCTGCGGTTCATCCTCAACAATTGGCGTCTGGTGAAGCTCGGGACGACGCAGGCACAGCGCAAGCTGTTCTTCAACCTGCGAAAGAAGCGCGCCGAGCTGCAAGCCATGGGCATCGACCCGACGCACGAGGAGATTGCCAAGCGGCTCAACGTGCCCGAGAGCGAGGTCGCCGACATGGACGTGCGCCTCACCTCGAGCGAAAAGTCGCTCGACGCCCCGGTGGGCGACGCCGAAGGGCGCGCCATCGCGAAGGTGGACATGATGCCGAGCGGGCTGGAAGGGCCCGAGACGCTCATGGCCGACGAAGAGTTGCACGCGCTGCTCAAGGAGAAGCTGGGCGCCTTCCGCGAGACCCTCGCCGGCAAGGAGAAGGACCTGGCCATCTTCGACGAGCGGCTCGTGGCGGACGAGCCCCTCACCTTGCAAGAGCTGGGGGATCGCTTCGGCATCTCGCGCGAACGCGTGCGGCAACTCGAGCAGCGGCTGACCATGCGACTGCGCGAGTTCTTGCGCGACGAAATGGGCGACGCGGCCGAGGCGAACTAG
- a CDS encoding glutaredoxin family protein — MKPSSRGVVLILALVTGLTGTSTMTACKKRGGDASADKAAVSDAIPFTVSDSSEGLLFTWIDERGDFHVEQRAADVPLVGRDAVRVVDPSRDEGTHPERVFVADLRTAQPDGTYLVKPMTKADFEEMAVSRRKGKSALLEPKAPGPVASGGQGPAAANGPNGGGEPADPNARPAVIIYGAEWCGPCHQAAAYLRKKGIPFVEKNIEADRDAAREMQAKLAKAGLHDGSIPVLDVRGKMMVGFNPRAVDEALGAAM, encoded by the coding sequence GTGAAGCCGTCGTCCCGCGGTGTGGTTCTCATTTTGGCTTTGGTCACGGGGCTCACCGGCACCTCCACCATGACCGCGTGCAAAAAACGCGGTGGCGATGCGTCGGCCGACAAGGCCGCCGTCTCCGATGCGATCCCCTTCACCGTGTCCGACTCCAGCGAGGGCCTGCTTTTCACCTGGATCGACGAGCGGGGCGACTTCCACGTCGAGCAGCGCGCGGCCGACGTGCCCCTCGTAGGCCGCGACGCCGTGCGCGTGGTCGATCCTTCGCGCGACGAGGGCACGCACCCCGAGCGCGTCTTCGTCGCCGATTTGCGCACCGCCCAACCCGACGGCACGTACTTGGTCAAGCCGATGACCAAGGCAGACTTCGAGGAGATGGCCGTCAGCCGCCGCAAAGGAAAGAGTGCCCTTCTCGAGCCGAAGGCGCCGGGGCCGGTGGCATCGGGAGGGCAGGGCCCCGCCGCCGCGAATGGCCCGAACGGTGGCGGCGAGCCCGCCGATCCCAACGCCCGCCCCGCCGTCATCATCTACGGCGCAGAATGGTGCGGGCCCTGCCATCAAGCCGCGGCGTACCTCCGCAAGAAGGGCATCCCCTTCGTCGAAAAGAACATCGAGGCAGACCGCGACGCCGCGCGCGAAATGCAGGCCAAACTCGCCAAGGCTGGCCTGCACGACGGCTCCATTCCGGTCCTCGACGTGCGCGGCAAAATGATGGTCGGCTTCAACCCCCGCGCCGTCGACGAGGCCCTCGGCGCCGCGATGTAA
- a CDS encoding KOW motif-containing protein, whose product MIPKDRRKNEKRLSGKAGRVRVKDHGADAKKSFAEATLDLKNADFELLASDKRAAFTPLRSRMVAWARRIAARLSELGIDVEATWTDEEHIDVREQTAGGKMGTASIVFHAPVRKNAILALRLRPKVVEVSVELYPSVHARAVQGEIVGLFDALPDQFSLGKIEDLNRIPTREANADDVRTLLEGDAGLWLGWSVPREVVLKHAALVGEQLGDAVIALSAVFALVTDIPAPSRNIGSLAVTKTARANTLEKGSRVRVLSGPFVGKTGVIQELDARGAKVMLGLLATRLDTSELALFKEGPNRPILSSSHRRPLGARER is encoded by the coding sequence ATGATACCGAAGGACCGTCGCAAGAACGAAAAGCGTCTTTCAGGTAAGGCCGGCCGCGTTCGCGTCAAAGATCATGGAGCCGACGCGAAAAAGTCATTTGCCGAGGCAACGCTCGATCTGAAAAACGCCGATTTCGAGCTTCTCGCCAGCGACAAGCGCGCGGCGTTCACGCCCCTGCGCTCGCGCATGGTGGCGTGGGCCCGGCGCATTGCGGCCAGGCTTTCCGAGCTCGGAATCGACGTGGAGGCCACGTGGACCGACGAGGAGCACATCGATGTCCGCGAGCAAACGGCTGGCGGAAAAATGGGAACCGCGTCGATCGTGTTCCACGCGCCGGTGCGCAAGAATGCGATTTTGGCCCTAAGACTCCGGCCCAAAGTTGTCGAAGTCAGCGTCGAGCTCTATCCATCCGTGCATGCGCGCGCCGTACAAGGCGAAATCGTCGGCCTTTTCGACGCACTGCCGGATCAGTTCTCGCTCGGAAAGATCGAGGATCTCAACCGGATCCCCACGCGCGAGGCGAACGCAGACGACGTCCGAACACTGTTGGAGGGGGACGCAGGCCTCTGGCTTGGCTGGTCCGTCCCGCGTGAAGTCGTCCTCAAACACGCCGCCCTGGTGGGTGAGCAGCTCGGAGATGCCGTGATTGCACTCTCCGCCGTGTTCGCGCTGGTCACCGATATCCCGGCGCCGTCACGAAATATCGGCTCGCTCGCCGTCACGAAGACGGCACGGGCGAACACCCTCGAAAAAGGCTCGCGCGTCCGTGTGCTCTCGGGACCGTTCGTCGGCAAGACGGGCGTCATCCAGGAGCTCGACGCGCGCGGTGCGAAGGTCATGCTTGGCCTTTTGGCCACGCGCCTCGACACGTCCGAGCTTGCCCTCTTCAAGGAGGGACCCAATCGTCCCATTCTTTCGTCATCGCACCGGCGGCCGCTCGGGGCACGCGAGCGTTGA
- the pdxS gene encoding pyridoxal 5'-phosphate synthase lyase subunit PdxS → MKKATSTTKLGLAEMLKGGVIMDVVNAEQAKIAEDAGACAVMALERVPAQIRAEGGVARASDPAMIVSIQKAVSIPVMAKCRIGHFAEARILEALGVDFIDESEVLTVADDEFHIEKASFKVPFVCGCRDLGEALRRIAEGASLLRTKGEAGTGDVVEAVKHLRKLRTQIRRVSVMEVDELVAEGKNLGAPFELLLKVKETGKLPVPNFAAGGIATPADAALCMALGAEALFVGSGIFLSDDAPKRARAIVTAATYWQDADKLAEVSTALGQPMKSVQAASLLTHERFAERGR, encoded by the coding sequence ATGAAAAAGGCAACCAGCACGACGAAATTGGGACTCGCCGAAATGCTCAAGGGCGGCGTCATCATGGACGTGGTCAACGCCGAACAGGCGAAGATCGCCGAAGACGCCGGGGCCTGCGCGGTGATGGCCCTCGAGCGCGTGCCGGCGCAGATCCGCGCGGAAGGCGGCGTGGCCCGCGCGTCCGACCCGGCGATGATCGTGTCGATTCAAAAGGCCGTGAGCATTCCCGTGATGGCCAAATGCCGCATCGGGCACTTCGCCGAGGCGCGCATCCTGGAGGCGCTGGGCGTGGACTTCATCGACGAGAGCGAAGTCCTCACGGTGGCGGACGACGAGTTCCACATCGAGAAGGCGTCGTTCAAGGTGCCCTTCGTCTGTGGCTGCCGCGATCTGGGCGAGGCCCTGCGCCGCATCGCCGAGGGCGCGTCGCTCTTGCGCACCAAGGGCGAGGCCGGCACGGGCGACGTCGTGGAGGCCGTGAAGCACCTGCGCAAGCTCCGCACGCAGATCCGCCGCGTCAGCGTGATGGAGGTCGACGAGCTCGTGGCCGAGGGCAAGAACCTGGGCGCGCCGTTCGAACTGCTGCTCAAGGTGAAGGAAACCGGCAAGCTGCCCGTGCCGAACTTCGCAGCCGGCGGCATCGCCACGCCGGCCGACGCGGCCCTGTGCATGGCGCTGGGCGCCGAGGCGCTCTTCGTCGGAAGCGGCATCTTCTTGAGCGACGATGCGCCGAAGCGTGCACGCGCCATCGTCACCGCCGCAACCTATTGGCAAGACGCCGATAAACTCGCCGAGGTGAGCACCGCCCTCGGCCAACCCATGAAATCCGTGCAGGCAGCGTCGCTGCTCACGCACGAGCGATTCGCCGAACGAGGAAGGTAA
- a CDS encoding ATP-binding cassette domain-containing protein produces MTVLQVADVRFGYAGDVLFENVTFSLALGERASLVAPNGAGKSTLLRLIAREIEPDRGSVVIRKETSFGYYRQSHELPPAGDVMEAFLSAFQDIVQLRHELTEAQHGAASGDARALEHLAEVSDRYHVARGDELEREVAILAHKLGFSDADLARPVASLSGGERGRLQLGIVLAQKPDLLLIDEPTNHLDLDTITWLENYLIGYRGAVLVVSHDRAFLDRTCPRTLELGSRGLRDYPLKYTDYAAAREEDLARERALLERQQAMIDKTEDFIRKNIAGQKTKQAQSRRKMLDKLERLERPEDVWQVAERVAFRFAPANRSGDIVLDAKGLAAERGGRPLFSGVDMLIRRGERIGIVGPNGSGKSTLLKLLAARGASDDRGTVKRGTNLQEGYFDQHLGEVDPSRTAVEEVRRVRGDFTVEAARQYLARFRFWGDHPLRTVSGFSGGERSRLALAKLLLEPRNLLFLDEPTNHLDIPAAEILEEALVSFEGTVILVSHDRRFLETVATRIVSVRDGQVEIYQGGFYDYSSHVAQMAAERAAAEEAAKKPEKKPEPQPTKDAKADAGGRQSFEAQRKEARDRERRKRRLEELEKSIATAEKSLTEMRAQLREDPGGDWAKLAERAKAEQALSKRVDQMMTEWASLSEEAS; encoded by the coding sequence ATGACCGTGCTTCAAGTCGCTGACGTCCGCTTTGGATACGCCGGCGATGTTCTCTTCGAAAATGTCACCTTCAGCCTGGCCCTCGGCGAGCGGGCATCGCTGGTAGCGCCAAATGGCGCGGGAAAATCCACGCTTCTGCGCCTCATTGCGCGCGAAATCGAGCCCGACCGTGGCTCCGTGGTCATCCGCAAGGAAACCAGCTTTGGCTATTACCGCCAATCGCACGAGCTCCCGCCCGCCGGCGACGTCATGGAGGCCTTTCTCTCGGCTTTCCAGGACATCGTCCAACTCCGGCACGAGCTCACGGAGGCCCAGCATGGCGCGGCCTCTGGCGATGCGCGTGCCCTCGAGCACCTGGCCGAGGTGAGCGACCGCTACCACGTGGCCCGTGGCGACGAGCTCGAGCGCGAGGTCGCCATCCTGGCGCACAAGCTCGGCTTCTCCGACGCGGATTTGGCGCGGCCGGTGGCGTCGCTTTCCGGCGGCGAGCGAGGCCGGCTCCAGCTGGGCATCGTGCTCGCGCAAAAGCCGGATCTGCTGCTCATCGACGAGCCCACGAACCACCTCGACCTGGACACGATCACCTGGCTCGAGAATTACCTCATTGGATACCGCGGCGCCGTTCTCGTGGTCTCCCACGACCGTGCCTTTCTCGACCGCACCTGTCCGCGCACCTTGGAGCTGGGGTCGCGCGGTCTTCGCGACTACCCGCTCAAGTACACGGACTACGCGGCGGCCCGCGAAGAGGATCTCGCCCGCGAGCGCGCGCTGCTCGAGCGGCAGCAGGCGATGATCGACAAGACGGAAGACTTCATCCGCAAGAACATCGCGGGGCAGAAGACGAAGCAGGCGCAGAGCCGCCGCAAAATGCTGGATAAGCTCGAACGGCTCGAGCGTCCCGAGGACGTGTGGCAAGTCGCCGAACGCGTCGCCTTCCGCTTCGCGCCGGCCAACCGCAGCGGTGACATCGTGCTCGACGCGAAGGGACTCGCGGCCGAACGCGGGGGCCGTCCGCTGTTCTCGGGCGTCGACATGCTCATACGCCGCGGGGAGCGCATCGGCATCGTGGGCCCGAACGGCTCGGGAAAGAGCACATTGCTGAAGCTTCTCGCGGCGCGTGGTGCATCGGACGATCGCGGCACGGTGAAGCGGGGCACCAATTTGCAAGAGGGTTACTTCGACCAGCACCTGGGCGAGGTCGATCCTTCGCGCACCGCGGTGGAGGAAGTGCGCCGCGTGCGGGGCGACTTCACGGTGGAAGCGGCGCGCCAGTACCTCGCGCGCTTTCGCTTCTGGGGCGACCATCCGCTGCGCACCGTTTCCGGCTTTTCCGGCGGCGAGCGTTCGCGTCTGGCGCTGGCGAAGCTGCTGCTCGAGCCGCGCAACCTGCTCTTTTTGGACGAGCCCACGAACCACTTGGACATTCCGGCGGCGGAAATCCTGGAGGAGGCGCTCGTTTCGTTCGAGGGCACGGTCATCCTGGTGTCGCACGACCGGCGCTTTCTCGAGACGGTGGCGACCCGCATCGTGTCCGTGCGCGATGGGCAGGTCGAGATCTACCAGGGCGGGTTCTACGACTATTCGAGCCACGTCGCGCAGATGGCCGCGGAGCGGGCGGCCGCCGAGGAAGCGGCCAAAAAGCCCGAGAAGAAGCCCGAACCGCAGCCTACGAAGGACGCGAAAGCCGATGCAGGCGGGCGGCAGTCGTTCGAAGCCCAGCGCAAGGAGGCGCGCGACCGCGAGCGCCGAAAGCGCCGCCTCGAGGAGCTGGAAAAGAGCATCGCCACGGCGGAAAAGAGCCTGACCGAGATGCGCGCGCAGCTCCGTGAAGATCCCGGTGGCGACTGGGCAAAGCTGGCCGAGCGGGCGAAGGCGGAGCAAGCTCTGAGCAAGAGGGTGGATCAGATGATGACCGAGTGGGCCAGTCTGTCGGAGGAAGCGTCGTGA
- a CDS encoding PLP-dependent aminotransferase family protein, whose product MDPRREDPIYRQIFDQVVERIQTHAFPPGYKLPPTRVLARTLSTHRNTVARAYADLEAAGFVSSTVGRGTFVERQAEAPAESQVARARTSLEASMLPWASLLSRASRIESLNRAERLARYVEGRDVINLSRMQPSLDLMPDDLMQRCIERVMNDMGARAMSYAPPDGVRRLREQIAHDLNLRGVPATLDDILVTTGSQQALDLIARALVNPGEAVLVDSNTYSGAVDLFSVAGARLIGVPNDGQGPDLLALERFARSDVKALYLMPNGHNPTGMTISAERRHKLVRWSHATGIALIEDDFGAGLSLDGQPLPPSLRALDGDVIHLSTFSKRLIPALRIGFVVCPRPIRNVLRSLKRVTDLGTSALLQHALAEFMERGYLRAHMNRVLPEYQTRRNVLEAALRKALPPEVRWNTPYHGVVLWLRLPRSVDPDRVTEEAFRHGVQVTPSSLYSVEAEAEPALRVTFCAEPPDRLAEGARRLGKAFKAVMAQMPRSADGRPADAVVEVV is encoded by the coding sequence GTGGACCCTCGACGAGAGGATCCCATCTACCGCCAGATCTTCGACCAGGTCGTGGAGCGCATTCAGACGCATGCCTTCCCGCCCGGTTACAAGCTGCCGCCGACCCGCGTGCTGGCGCGCACCTTGTCCACGCACCGCAACACGGTGGCGCGGGCTTATGCCGATCTGGAGGCCGCGGGTTTCGTCTCCTCCACCGTGGGGCGCGGCACCTTCGTCGAGCGGCAGGCGGAAGCCCCCGCCGAATCGCAAGTGGCGCGCGCGCGAACGTCGCTCGAGGCCTCGATGCTGCCGTGGGCATCCCTCCTCTCGCGCGCTTCGCGCATCGAGAGCTTGAACCGCGCGGAGCGGCTGGCCCGCTACGTCGAGGGGCGCGACGTGATCAATCTGTCGCGCATGCAGCCATCGCTCGATTTGATGCCGGACGACCTCATGCAGCGGTGCATCGAGCGCGTGATGAACGATATGGGCGCACGGGCGATGAGCTATGCGCCGCCCGACGGCGTGCGGCGCCTTCGCGAGCAAATTGCCCATGATTTGAACCTGCGCGGCGTGCCGGCGACGTTGGACGATATTCTGGTGACCACCGGGAGCCAGCAGGCGCTCGACTTGATTGCGCGCGCGCTGGTCAACCCGGGCGAGGCGGTGCTGGTCGATAGCAACACGTACTCGGGCGCCGTGGACCTTTTCTCCGTCGCGGGCGCGCGCCTCATCGGCGTGCCCAACGATGGTCAGGGGCCCGATCTTCTCGCACTGGAGCGCTTCGCACGCTCCGACGTGAAGGCGCTTTACCTCATGCCGAATGGGCACAACCCGACGGGGATGACCATTTCCGCGGAGCGTCGCCACAAGTTGGTGCGCTGGTCGCACGCGACGGGCATCGCGCTCATCGAGGACGACTTCGGCGCGGGTTTGAGCCTCGATGGGCAACCGCTCCCGCCGTCACTGCGCGCGCTCGATGGCGACGTGATTCACCTGTCCACGTTCAGCAAGCGGCTCATTCCGGCGCTGCGCATTGGCTTCGTGGTCTGTCCTCGGCCGATTCGCAACGTGCTTCGCTCGCTCAAGCGGGTGACGGATCTGGGCACGTCGGCGCTGCTCCAGCACGCGCTCGCGGAGTTCATGGAGCGCGGCTACCTGCGCGCGCACATGAACCGCGTTCTGCCCGAGTACCAAACGCGGCGCAACGTGCTCGAGGCCGCGCTCCGAAAAGCGCTGCCCCCCGAGGTGCGGTGGAACACGCCGTACCACGGCGTCGTTCTCTGGCTGCGGCTTCCGCGCTCCGTCGATCCGGATCGGGTCACCGAGGAAGCCTTCCGGCACGGCGTGCAGGTGACGCCGAGCAGCCTCTACTCGGTGGAGGCCGAGGCCGAACCCGCCTTGCGCGTAACGTTCTGCGCCGAGCCGCCGGACAGATTGGCCGAGGGCGCGCGGCGCCTTGGAAAAGCATTCAAAGCCGTCATGGCCCAGATGCCGCGTTCGGCGGATGGGCGCCCCGCGGATGCGGTGGTGGAAGTCGTCTAA
- the pdxT gene encoding pyridoxal 5'-phosphate synthase glutaminase subunit PdxT, which produces MRIGILALQGAFEKHAEMARSLGHETILVRRKDDFESIDGLVLPGGESTVQLKLIVRFELEWSLMRFAVAGHPILATCAGLILAARTVTQPEQRSLGFVDVRVARNAWGRQIDSFEAMSDEGHPLVFIRAPRILEVGEKVDVLGRFRGEPVLIRQGNVTCATFHPELTNDPYVYRLAFRKSQANAVAQPKNDTHAPHA; this is translated from the coding sequence ATGCGCATCGGCATATTGGCTTTGCAGGGGGCGTTCGAGAAACACGCGGAGATGGCCCGGAGCCTCGGGCACGAGACCATCTTGGTTCGCCGCAAGGACGACTTCGAAAGCATCGATGGCTTGGTGCTTCCCGGCGGCGAGAGCACCGTGCAGTTGAAGCTCATCGTCCGATTCGAGCTGGAGTGGTCGCTGATGCGGTTCGCGGTGGCGGGGCATCCCATTCTCGCCACCTGTGCGGGGCTCATTCTGGCGGCGCGCACGGTCACGCAGCCCGAGCAACGCAGCCTCGGATTCGTCGATGTGCGGGTGGCGCGCAATGCGTGGGGGCGGCAGATCGACAGCTTCGAGGCGATGTCGGACGAAGGCCACCCGCTGGTGTTCATCCGCGCGCCGCGCATCCTCGAGGTGGGCGAGAAGGTCGATGTCCTGGGTCGCTTCCGCGGTGAGCCGGTGCTCATTCGCCAGGGCAACGTCACCTGCGCCACGTTCCACCCCGAGCTGACGAACGACCCGTACGTCTACCGTCTTGCCTTCCGAAAGAGCCAAGCCAATGCCGTCGCCCAGCCCAAGAACGACACTCACGCCCCTCACGCTTGA
- the rsmI gene encoding 16S rRNA (cytidine(1402)-2'-O)-methyltransferase, with the protein MAEAGRLYVVATPIGNLEDITPRALKALGAVARIAAEDTRRTRQLLTHFGISPRALESLHAHSSPREIARLVDALQSGEDIAFVTDAGTPLVSDPGDALVRAAIEAGITVVPVPGASAVLAALMASGLVGGAFRFLGFLPRDGSTRREAIARVCDTPETVVLFEAANRTNATLTDLADATPDRTACVARELTKVHEEFLRGTLRELVALNHAWIGEVVLVLGPHEVSAREGAIDDAALDEKIDIALAQGEHSRAIAERLAAWSGRPKRQVYGRVIARKQRLEG; encoded by the coding sequence ATGGCGGAGGCGGGACGCCTTTACGTCGTAGCCACGCCGATCGGAAATCTCGAGGACATCACGCCGCGCGCCCTGAAGGCGCTCGGCGCGGTTGCCCGCATCGCCGCGGAGGATACGCGGCGGACGCGGCAGCTTTTGACGCACTTCGGAATTTCGCCGCGCGCGCTCGAATCGCTGCATGCGCACTCGAGCCCGCGCGAGATTGCGCGGCTGGTGGATGCACTGCAATCGGGCGAGGACATCGCGTTCGTGACCGATGCGGGCACACCGCTGGTGAGCGATCCCGGCGACGCGCTCGTGCGTGCGGCCATCGAGGCGGGCATCACCGTGGTGCCGGTGCCGGGTGCAAGCGCGGTCCTGGCGGCGCTCATGGCGAGCGGCCTCGTGGGCGGTGCCTTTCGCTTTTTGGGCTTCTTGCCGCGCGACGGTTCCACGCGGCGCGAGGCCATCGCGCGCGTCTGCGACACGCCGGAGACGGTGGTGCTTTTCGAGGCGGCGAACCGCACGAATGCGACCTTGACCGATCTGGCCGATGCCACGCCGGATCGCACGGCGTGCGTCGCGCGCGAGCTGACCAAGGTGCACGAGGAGTTCCTGCGCGGCACCTTGCGCGAGCTGGTCGCGCTGAACCATGCGTGGATCGGCGAGGTCGTCCTCGTCCTGGGCCCGCACGAGGTCTCCGCGCGCGAAGGCGCCATCGACGATGCGGCGCTCGACGAGAAGATCGACATTGCGCTCGCCCAAGGCGAACACTCGCGGGCCATTGCGGAGCGGCTTGCCGCGTGGAGCGGGCGGCCGAAGCGACAGGTTTATGGCCGGGTGATCGCGCGCAAGCAGCGGCTCGAAGGCTGA
- a CDS encoding GNAT family N-acetyltransferase → MPSPSPRTTLTPLTLEGRFVRLEPLAASHGGEFERLQDRIDEPVSKFNMSFTHGDVRRWFRDIVDVPIEQALTFAVRRLSDGQIVGSTRYHAIDLPNKTLEVGGTWYVASARGTFVNPECKLLLLDHAFEDLNLNRVQLKCDARNQHSRKAMLKMGAKEEGTLRRHSIYPGGFVRDVIFFSVIPEEWPDVKRGLTERLARFG, encoded by the coding sequence ATGCCGTCGCCCAGCCCAAGAACGACACTCACGCCCCTCACGCTTGAGGGGCGCTTCGTCCGGCTCGAACCACTCGCCGCCTCGCACGGCGGCGAGTTCGAGCGGCTTCAGGATCGAATCGACGAGCCGGTGTCGAAGTTCAATATGAGTTTCACCCACGGCGACGTCCGCCGCTGGTTCCGCGACATCGTGGACGTTCCAATTGAACAGGCCCTCACGTTCGCCGTTCGCCGCCTGAGCGATGGCCAAATCGTGGGGAGTACCCGCTACCACGCCATCGATCTGCCGAATAAGACGCTCGAGGTGGGCGGAACCTGGTACGTGGCCTCGGCGCGCGGCACCTTCGTGAATCCCGAGTGCAAACTATTGCTCTTGGATCACGCCTTCGAAGATTTGAATTTGAATCGGGTGCAGCTCAAATGCGATGCGCGCAATCAACATTCGCGAAAGGCGATGTTGAAAATGGGCGCAAAGGAAGAGGGCACGTTGCGCCGCCACTCCATTTACCCGGGCGGATTCGTGCGCGATGTGATTTTCTTCAGCGTCATCCCCGAGGAGTGGCCCGACGTCAAACGCGGATTGACCGAGCGCCTCGCGCGTTTCGGTTGA